A portion of the Streptomyces sp. YPW6 genome contains these proteins:
- the nusB gene encoding transcription antitermination factor NusB, with the protein MAARNKARKRAFQILFEADQRGEPVRTVLADWVRHARTDDRQPPVGEFTMELVEGYAQYADRIDDLIVTYAVDWEIDRMPVVDRNILRLGAYELIWMDETPDAVVIDEAVQLAKEFSTDDSPSFVNGLLARFKDLKPNLRREQ; encoded by the coding sequence GTGGCCGCCCGGAACAAGGCCCGCAAGCGCGCCTTCCAGATTCTCTTCGAGGCCGACCAGCGCGGTGAGCCCGTGCGGACCGTCCTCGCGGACTGGGTACGGCACGCGCGGACCGACGACCGTCAGCCGCCGGTCGGTGAGTTCACGATGGAGCTGGTCGAGGGGTACGCGCAGTACGCGGACCGGATCGACGACCTCATCGTCACCTACGCCGTGGACTGGGAGATCGACCGTATGCCGGTCGTCGACCGCAACATCCTGCGGCTCGGTGCGTACGAGCTGATCTGGATGGACGAGACCCCGGACGCCGTGGTGATCGACGAGGCCGTCCAGCTCGCCAAGGAGTTCTCCACCGATGACTCCCCGTCCTTCGTGAACGGCCTGCTGGCCCGTTTCAAGGACCTCAAGCCGAATCTCCGCCGGGAGCAGTAG
- the bldD gene encoding transcriptional regulator BldD: MSSEYAKQLGAKLRAIRTQQGLSLHGVEEKSQGRWKAVVVGSYERGDRAVTVQRLAELADFYGVPVQELLPGTTPGGAAEPPPKLVLDLERLAHVPPEKAGPLQRYAATIQSQRGDYNGKVLSIRQDDLRTLAVIYDQSPSVLTEQLISWGVLDADARRAVSHDEG, encoded by the coding sequence ATGTCCAGCGAATACGCAAAACAGCTCGGGGCCAAACTCCGTGCCATCCGCACCCAGCAGGGCCTCTCCCTCCACGGCGTGGAGGAGAAGTCGCAGGGCCGCTGGAAGGCCGTCGTGGTCGGTTCGTACGAGCGCGGCGACCGTGCCGTGACCGTGCAGCGCCTCGCCGAGCTGGCGGACTTCTACGGGGTCCCCGTGCAGGAGCTGCTGCCCGGCACGACGCCGGGCGGTGCCGCCGAGCCGCCGCCGAAGCTCGTCCTGGACCTGGAGCGCCTCGCCCACGTCCCGCCGGAGAAGGCCGGTCCGCTCCAGCGCTACGCGGCGACCATCCAGAGCCAGCGCGGCGACTACAACGGCAAGGTGCTCTCGATCCGCCAGGACGACCTGCGCACGCTGGCCGTGATCTACGACCAGTCGCCGTCCGTGCTGACGGAGCAGCTCATCAGCTGGGGTGTGCTGGACGCCGACGCGCGCCGCGCCGTCTCCCACGACGAGGGCTGA
- the pyrR gene encoding bifunctional pyr operon transcriptional regulator/uracil phosphoribosyltransferase PyrR, with the protein MDAQHDATGNAARPVLEAPDIARVLTRIAHEIVERAKGADDVVLLGIPTRGVFLARRLADKLEQITGRKTPVGSLDITMYRDDLRLRPARALARTEIPGEGIEGSLVVLVDDVLFSGRTIRAALDALGDIGRPRAVQLAVLVDRGHRELPIRADYVGKNLPTSLRETVKVQLAEEDGRDAVLLGVQQAAPADAQ; encoded by the coding sequence ATGGACGCACAGCACGACGCCACCGGCAACGCGGCGCGCCCCGTTCTCGAGGCCCCCGACATCGCCCGTGTGCTGACCCGTATCGCCCACGAGATCGTCGAACGCGCCAAGGGCGCCGACGACGTGGTGCTGCTCGGCATCCCGACCCGGGGCGTGTTCCTCGCCCGTCGGCTCGCCGACAAACTCGAACAGATCACCGGCCGGAAGACGCCGGTCGGATCGCTCGACATCACCATGTACCGCGACGACCTGCGGCTGCGCCCGGCGCGCGCCCTGGCCCGCACCGAGATCCCCGGCGAGGGGATCGAGGGCAGCCTGGTCGTCCTGGTCGACGACGTGCTCTTCTCCGGCCGCACGATCCGCGCCGCCCTCGACGCGCTCGGCGACATCGGCCGCCCCCGCGCGGTGCAGCTCGCGGTCCTCGTCGACCGCGGCCACCGGGAACTGCCCATCCGCGCGGACTACGTCGGCAAGAACCTCCCCACGTCGCTGCGGGAGACGGTCAAGGTCCAGCTCGCGGAGGAGGACGGCCGCGACGCCGTACTGCTCGGCGTCCAGCAGGCCGCCCCCGCGGACGCGCAGTAG
- a CDS encoding aspartate carbamoyltransferase catalytic subunit, which yields MKRHLISAADLTRDDAVLILDTAEEMARVADRPIKKLPTLRGRTVVNLFFEDSTRTRISFEAAAKRLSADVINFSAKGSSVSKGESLKDTALTLEAMGADAVVIRHGASGAPYRLATSGWIDGAVVNAGDGTHEHPTQALLDAFTMRRRLVGPDAGLGRDLDGRRITIVGDILHSRVARSNVHLLTTLGAHVTLVAPPTLVPVGVEQWPCDVSYSLDDVLAKSDAVMMLRVQRERMNAAYFPTEREYSRRYGLDGERMAKMPEHAVVMHPGPMVRGMEITAEVADSDRCTVVEQVANGVSIRMAVLYLLLGGSDTALSAAPARTEENK from the coding sequence ATGAAGCGTCACCTCATCTCGGCCGCCGACCTCACCCGCGACGACGCCGTCCTGATCCTCGACACCGCCGAGGAGATGGCCCGGGTCGCGGACCGGCCGATCAAGAAGCTCCCCACCCTGCGCGGCCGTACCGTCGTCAACCTCTTCTTCGAGGACTCGACCCGGACCCGCATCTCCTTCGAGGCGGCCGCCAAGCGGCTGTCCGCCGACGTCATCAACTTCTCCGCCAAGGGCTCCTCCGTCTCCAAGGGCGAGTCCCTCAAGGACACCGCGCTCACCCTGGAGGCGATGGGCGCCGACGCCGTCGTCATCCGGCACGGCGCCTCCGGCGCCCCCTACCGGCTCGCCACCTCCGGCTGGATCGACGGGGCCGTGGTCAACGCCGGGGACGGCACCCACGAGCACCCCACCCAGGCCCTGCTGGACGCCTTCACGATGCGCCGCCGGCTCGTCGGCCCCGACGCCGGGCTCGGCCGCGACCTGGACGGCCGCCGCATCACGATCGTCGGCGACATCCTGCACAGCCGTGTCGCCCGCTCCAACGTCCATCTGCTCACCACGCTCGGCGCGCACGTCACCCTGGTGGCCCCGCCCACCCTCGTCCCCGTGGGCGTCGAGCAGTGGCCCTGCGACGTCAGCTACAGCCTCGACGACGTGCTGGCGAAGTCCGACGCGGTCATGATGCTGCGTGTGCAGCGCGAACGGATGAACGCCGCCTACTTCCCGACCGAGCGCGAGTACTCCCGCCGCTACGGCCTGGACGGCGAGCGGATGGCGAAGATGCCCGAGCACGCCGTCGTCATGCACCCCGGCCCGATGGTCCGCGGCATGGAGATCACCGCCGAGGTCGCCGACTCCGACCGCTGCACGGTCGTCGAGCAGGTCGCCAACGGGGTCTCCATCCGCATGGCCGTGCTCTACCTGCTGCTCGGCGGCTCCGACACCGCGCTGTCCGCCGCCCCCGCCCGTACCGAGGAGAACAAGTGA
- a CDS encoding dihydroorotase yields the protein MSKIIIRGARILGGEPGDVLIDGETIAEVGTGLDADGATVIEAEGQILLPGLVDLHTHLREPGREDSETVLTGTKAAAVGGFTAVHAMANTFPVADTAGVVEQVWRLGKESGYCDVQPVGAVTVGLEGKKLAELGAMHDSAAGVKVFSDDGKCVDDAVIMRRALEYVKAFDGVVAQHAQEPRLTEGAQMNEGIVSAELGLGGWPAVAEESIIARDVLLAAHVGSRVHICHLSTAGSVEIVRWAKSKGWNVTAEVTPHHLLLTDELVRTYNPVYKVNPPLRTEADVLALREALADGTIDCVATDHAPHPHEDKDCEWAAAAMGMVGLETALSVVQQTMVDTGLIDWAGVADRMSFRPAAIGRLDGHGRPVSAGEPANLTLVDPAYRGAVDPAGFASRSRNTPYEGRELPGRVTHTFLRGRATVVDGKLA from the coding sequence ATGAGCAAGATCATCATCCGCGGTGCGCGGATCCTCGGCGGCGAGCCCGGGGACGTCCTGATCGACGGCGAGACCATCGCCGAGGTGGGCACCGGCCTCGACGCCGACGGCGCCACCGTGATCGAGGCCGAGGGGCAGATCCTGCTGCCCGGCCTGGTCGACCTGCACACCCATCTGCGCGAGCCCGGCCGCGAGGACTCCGAGACCGTCCTCACCGGCACCAAGGCCGCGGCCGTCGGCGGCTTCACCGCCGTGCACGCCATGGCCAACACCTTCCCGGTCGCCGACACCGCCGGCGTCGTCGAGCAGGTCTGGCGGCTCGGCAAGGAGTCCGGCTACTGCGACGTGCAGCCCGTCGGCGCCGTCACCGTCGGTCTGGAGGGCAAGAAGCTCGCCGAACTCGGCGCCATGCACGACTCCGCCGCCGGGGTGAAGGTCTTCTCCGACGACGGCAAGTGCGTCGACGACGCCGTGATCATGCGCCGCGCCCTGGAGTACGTGAAGGCCTTCGACGGCGTCGTCGCCCAGCACGCCCAGGAACCCCGCCTCACCGAGGGCGCCCAGATGAACGAGGGCATCGTCTCGGCCGAGCTGGGACTCGGCGGCTGGCCCGCCGTCGCCGAGGAGTCGATCATCGCGCGCGACGTCCTCCTCGCCGCCCACGTCGGCTCCCGCGTCCACATCTGCCACCTCTCCACCGCGGGCTCCGTGGAGATCGTCCGCTGGGCCAAGTCCAAGGGCTGGAACGTCACCGCCGAGGTCACCCCGCACCACCTCCTTCTCACCGACGAGCTGGTCCGCACCTACAACCCGGTCTACAAGGTGAACCCGCCGCTGCGCACCGAGGCCGACGTCCTGGCCCTGCGCGAGGCCCTGGCCGACGGCACGATCGACTGCGTCGCCACCGACCACGCCCCGCACCCGCACGAGGACAAGGACTGCGAGTGGGCCGCGGCCGCCATGGGCATGGTGGGCCTGGAGACCGCGCTCTCGGTCGTCCAGCAGACGATGGTGGACACCGGTCTGATCGACTGGGCGGGCGTCGCCGACCGCATGTCGTTCCGCCCCGCCGCCATCGGCCGGCTCGACGGACACGGCCGTCCCGTCTCGGCGGGTGAGCCCGCCAACCTCACTCTGGTCGATCCGGCATACCGTGGAGCCGTGGACCCCGCGGGCTTCGCGTCCCGCAGCCGCAACACCCCCTACGAGGGCCGCGAGCTGCCGGGCCGCGTCACCCACACCTTCCTGCGGGGCCGTGCCACGGTCGTCGACGGGAAGCTCGCGTGA
- the carA gene encoding glutamine-hydrolyzing carbamoyl-phosphate synthase small subunit — MTLSTRGAQTPAVLVLEDGRAFRGRAYGAVGETFGEAVFSTGMTGYQETLTDPSYHRQVVVMTAPHVGNTGVNDEDPESGRIWVSGYVVRDPARKPSNWRSQRSLDEELAAQGVVGISGVDTRALTRHLRERGAMRVGIFSGEAIPDEDTLLAKVRQAPEMTGADLSTEVATKEAYVVPAIGTKKFTVAAIDLGIKGMTPHRMAERGIEVHVLPATATLEEVYAVQPDGVFFSNGPGDPSTADHPVSLMRGVLERSTPLFGICFGNQILGRALGFGTYKLKYGHRGINQPVQDRTTGKVEVTAHNHGFAVDAPLDQVSDTAYGRAEVSHVCLNDQVVEGLQLLDRPAFSVQYHPEAAAGPHDAAYLFDRFVSLMEGQRA, encoded by the coding sequence ATGACCCTCTCCACCCGGGGGGCACAGACCCCCGCCGTACTCGTCCTGGAGGACGGCCGCGCCTTCCGCGGCCGCGCCTACGGGGCCGTGGGGGAGACCTTCGGCGAAGCGGTGTTCTCCACCGGCATGACCGGCTACCAGGAAACGCTCACCGACCCCTCGTACCACCGCCAGGTCGTCGTCATGACGGCCCCGCACGTCGGCAACACCGGCGTCAACGACGAGGACCCCGAGTCCGGCCGCATCTGGGTCTCCGGCTACGTCGTCCGCGACCCCGCCCGCAAGCCCTCCAACTGGCGCTCGCAGCGCTCGCTGGACGAGGAGCTGGCCGCCCAGGGCGTCGTCGGCATCAGCGGCGTCGACACCCGCGCCCTCACCCGCCACCTGCGCGAGCGCGGCGCGATGCGCGTCGGGATCTTCTCCGGCGAGGCGATTCCCGACGAGGACACCCTGCTCGCCAAGGTCCGCCAGGCCCCCGAGATGACCGGCGCCGACCTCTCCACCGAGGTGGCGACCAAGGAGGCCTACGTCGTCCCCGCGATCGGCACGAAGAAGTTCACCGTCGCCGCGATCGACCTCGGGATCAAGGGCATGACCCCGCACCGGATGGCCGAACGCGGCATCGAGGTGCACGTCCTGCCCGCGACCGCCACCCTGGAAGAGGTGTACGCGGTCCAGCCCGACGGCGTCTTCTTCTCCAACGGCCCCGGCGACCCGTCGACCGCCGACCACCCGGTCTCCCTCATGCGCGGCGTGCTGGAACGGTCCACCCCGCTCTTCGGCATCTGCTTCGGCAACCAGATCCTCGGCCGCGCGCTCGGCTTCGGCACGTACAAGCTGAAGTACGGCCACCGCGGCATCAACCAGCCGGTGCAGGACCGCACCACCGGCAAGGTCGAGGTCACCGCGCACAACCACGGCTTCGCCGTCGACGCCCCCCTCGACCAGGTCTCCGACACCGCGTACGGCCGCGCCGAGGTTTCCCACGTCTGCCTGAACGACCAGGTCGTCGAGGGGCTCCAGCTCCTGGACCGGCCCGCGTTCAGCGTCCAGTACCACCCCGAGGCGGCCGCCGGCCCGCACGACGCCGCGTACCTCTTCGACCGCTTCGTTTCCCTGATGGAGGGCCAGCGTGCCTAA
- the carB gene encoding carbamoyl-phosphate synthase large subunit, giving the protein MPKRSDIQSVLVIGSGPIVIGQAAEFDYSGTQACRVLKAEGLRVILVNSNPATIMTDPEIADATYVEPITPEFVEKIIAKERPDALLPTLGGQTALNTAISMHENGVLEKYGVELIGANVEAINKGEDRDLFKGVVEAVKEKIGYGESARSVICHSMDDVLAGVDTLGGYPVVVRPSFTMGGAGSGFAHDEEELRRIAGQGLTLSPTTEVLLEESILGWKEYELELMRDRNDNVVVVCSIENFDPMGVHTGDSITVAPAMTLTDREYQRLRDIGIAIIREVGVDTGGCNIQFAIDPTDGRVIVIEMNPRVSRSSALASKATGFPIAKIAAKLAVGYTLDEIPNDITEKTPASFEPTLDYVVVKAPRFAFEKFPSADATLTTTMKSVGEAMAIGRNFTEALQKALRSLEKKGSQFAFTGPVGDKAELLAEAVRPTDGRINTVMQAIRAGATQEEVFDATKIDPWFVDQLFLIKEIADELAAAERLDADLIAEAKRHGFSDAQIGGIRGLREDVVREVRHALGIRPVYKTVDTCAAEFAAKTPYFYSSYDEESEVAPRTKPAVIILGSGPNRIGQGIEFDYSCVHASFALSDAGFETVMVNCNPETVSTDYDTSDRLYFEPLTLEDVLEIVHAESLAGPIAGVVVQLGGQTPLGLSQALKDNGVPVVGTSPEAIHAAEDRGAFGRVLAEAGLPAPKHGTATTFGEAKAIADEIGYPVLVRPSYVLGGRGMEIVYDETRLAAYIAESTEISPSRPVLVDRFLDDAIEIDVDALYDGHELYLGGVMEHIEEAGIHSGDSACALPPITLGGFDIKRLRASTEGIAKGVGVLGLINIQFALSGDILYVLEANPRASRTVPFTSKATAVPLAKAAARISLGATIAELREEGLLPKTGDGGTLPLDAPISVKEAVMPWSRFRDIHGRGVDTVLGPEMRSTGEVMGIDSVFGTAYAKSQAGAYGPLPTKGRAFISVANRDKRSMIFPARELVAHGFELMATSGTAEVLKRNGINATIVRKQSEGPGPNGEKTIVQHIHDGEVDLIVNTPYGTGGRLDGYDIRTAAVSRGVPCLTTVQALAAAVQGIDALNHGDVGVRSLQEHAEHLTAARD; this is encoded by the coding sequence GTGCCTAAGCGCTCCGATATCCAGTCCGTCCTGGTCATCGGCTCCGGTCCGATCGTCATCGGCCAGGCCGCCGAGTTCGACTACTCCGGCACCCAGGCCTGCCGCGTCCTCAAGGCCGAGGGCCTGCGCGTCATCCTGGTGAACTCCAACCCGGCGACGATCATGACCGACCCGGAGATCGCCGACGCCACCTACGTCGAGCCGATCACCCCCGAGTTCGTCGAGAAGATCATCGCCAAGGAGCGCCCCGACGCGCTCCTGCCCACCCTCGGCGGCCAGACCGCACTGAACACCGCGATCTCCATGCACGAGAACGGTGTCCTGGAGAAGTACGGCGTCGAGCTCATCGGCGCCAACGTCGAGGCGATCAACAAGGGCGAGGACCGCGACCTCTTCAAGGGCGTCGTGGAAGCCGTCAAGGAGAAGATCGGCTACGGCGAGTCCGCCCGCTCCGTGATCTGCCACTCCATGGACGACGTCCTCGCCGGCGTCGACACCCTCGGCGGCTACCCCGTCGTCGTCCGCCCCTCCTTCACCATGGGCGGCGCCGGCTCCGGCTTCGCCCATGACGAGGAGGAACTGCGCCGCATCGCCGGCCAGGGCCTGACGCTCTCCCCGACCACCGAGGTGCTCCTGGAGGAGTCCATCCTCGGCTGGAAGGAGTACGAGCTGGAGCTGATGCGCGACCGCAACGACAACGTCGTGGTCGTCTGCTCCATCGAGAACTTCGACCCGATGGGCGTCCACACCGGCGACTCGATCACCGTCGCCCCGGCGATGACGCTCACCGACCGCGAGTACCAGCGGCTGCGCGACATCGGCATCGCGATCATCCGCGAGGTCGGCGTCGACACCGGCGGCTGCAACATCCAGTTCGCCATCGACCCCACCGACGGCCGGGTCATCGTCATCGAGATGAACCCGCGCGTCTCCCGCTCCTCGGCGCTCGCCTCCAAGGCCACCGGCTTCCCGATCGCCAAGATCGCCGCCAAGCTGGCCGTGGGCTACACCCTGGACGAGATCCCCAACGACATCACCGAGAAGACGCCGGCGTCCTTCGAGCCGACCCTCGACTACGTCGTGGTCAAGGCCCCCCGCTTCGCCTTCGAGAAGTTCCCGTCCGCCGACGCCACCCTCACCACCACCATGAAGTCGGTGGGCGAGGCCATGGCGATCGGCCGGAACTTCACCGAGGCCCTCCAGAAGGCCCTGCGCTCGCTGGAGAAGAAGGGCTCGCAGTTCGCCTTCACCGGCCCGGTCGGCGACAAGGCCGAACTCCTCGCGGAAGCGGTCCGCCCGACCGACGGCCGCATCAACACCGTGATGCAGGCGATCCGCGCCGGAGCCACCCAGGAGGAGGTCTTCGACGCCACGAAGATCGACCCCTGGTTCGTCGACCAGCTCTTCCTGATCAAGGAGATCGCCGACGAGCTGGCCGCCGCCGAACGCCTGGACGCCGACCTGATCGCCGAGGCCAAGCGGCACGGCTTCTCCGACGCCCAGATCGGCGGGATCCGCGGGCTGCGCGAGGACGTCGTCCGCGAGGTCCGGCACGCGCTCGGCATCCGCCCGGTCTACAAGACGGTCGACACCTGCGCCGCCGAGTTCGCCGCGAAGACGCCGTACTTCTACTCCTCCTACGACGAGGAGAGCGAGGTCGCGCCCCGGACCAAGCCGGCCGTGATCATCCTCGGCTCGGGCCCCAACCGCATCGGCCAGGGCATCGAGTTCGACTACTCCTGTGTGCACGCCTCCTTCGCCCTGAGCGACGCGGGCTTCGAGACCGTCATGGTCAACTGCAACCCGGAGACCGTCTCCACCGACTACGACACCTCCGACCGGCTCTACTTCGAGCCGCTCACCCTGGAGGACGTCCTGGAGATCGTGCACGCCGAATCGCTGGCGGGCCCGATCGCCGGTGTGGTCGTCCAGCTCGGCGGCCAGACCCCGCTCGGCCTGTCGCAGGCGCTCAAGGACAACGGCGTGCCCGTCGTCGGCACCTCCCCGGAGGCGATCCACGCCGCCGAGGACCGCGGCGCCTTCGGCCGGGTCCTCGCCGAGGCCGGACTGCCCGCGCCCAAGCACGGCACCGCCACCACCTTCGGCGAGGCCAAGGCCATCGCCGACGAGATCGGCTACCCCGTCCTCGTACGGCCGTCCTACGTCCTCGGCGGCCGCGGCATGGAGATCGTGTACGACGAGACGCGCCTCGCCGCCTACATCGCCGAGTCCACCGAGATCAGCCCCTCCCGGCCGGTCCTGGTCGACCGCTTCCTCGACGACGCCATCGAGATCGACGTGGACGCCCTCTACGACGGCCACGAGCTCTACCTCGGCGGCGTCATGGAGCACATCGAGGAGGCCGGCATCCACTCCGGCGACTCGGCCTGCGCCCTGCCCCCGATCACGCTCGGCGGCTTCGACATCAAGCGGCTGCGCGCCTCCACCGAGGGCATCGCCAAGGGCGTCGGCGTGCTCGGACTGATCAACATCCAGTTCGCGCTCTCCGGTGACATCCTCTACGTCCTGGAAGCCAACCCCCGCGCCTCCCGCACGGTCCCCTTCACCTCGAAGGCGACCGCCGTCCCGCTCGCCAAGGCCGCGGCCCGCATCTCGCTGGGCGCGACCATCGCCGAGCTGCGCGAGGAGGGCCTGCTGCCGAAGACCGGCGACGGCGGCACGCTGCCGCTGGACGCGCCGATCTCGGTCAAGGAGGCCGTGATGCCGTGGTCGCGCTTCCGCGACATCCACGGCCGGGGCGTCGACACGGTCCTCGGCCCGGAGATGCGCTCCACCGGTGAGGTCATGGGCATCGACTCGGTCTTCGGCACGGCGTACGCCAAGTCGCAGGCCGGCGCGTACGGCCCGCTGCCCACCAAGGGCCGCGCGTTCATCTCGGTCGCCAACCGGGACAAGCGCTCGATGATCTTCCCGGCCCGCGAGCTCGTCGCCCACGGCTTCGAGCTGATGGCCACCTCCGGCACCGCCGAGGTCCTCAAGCGCAACGGCATCAACGCCACGATCGTGCGCAAGCAGTCCGAGGGCCCCGGCCCGAACGGCGAGAAGACGATCGTCCAGCACATCCACGACGGCGAGGTCGACCTCATCGTCAACACGCCGTACGGCACCGGCGGCCGCCTCGACGGCTACGACATCCGCACCGCGGCCGTCTCCCGCGGCGTGCCGTGCCTGACCACGGTCCAGGCGCTCGCCGCCGCCGTCCAGGGCATCGACGCCCTCAACCACGGCGACGTGGGCGTCCGTTCGCTCCAGGAACACGCCGAGCATCTGACAGCGGCCCGCGACTAG
- a CDS encoding quinone-dependent dihydroorotate dehydrogenase: MYKLFFRLVFTRMDPERAHYAAFRWIRLAARIPVLRTFAAAALAPRYKELRTEALGLRMHGPFGLAAGFDKNAVAIDGMAMLGFDHIEIGTVTGEPQPGNPKKRLFRLVADRALINRMGFNNEGSAAVAARLAARTPVFRTTVGVNIGKTKVVPEAEAAADYVKSTEALAAHADYLVVNVSSPNTPGLRNLQATESLRPLLTAVREAADRTVTTRRVPLLVKIAPDLADEDVDAVADLAVELGLDGIIATNTTIAREGLGLTSGPELLGETGGLSGAPLKERSLEVLSRLYARVGDRITLVGVGGVENAEDAWQRILAGATLVQGYSAFIYEGPFYARAIHRGLAARLAASPYATLAEAVGAETRKKAAL; the protein is encoded by the coding sequence ATGTACAAGCTCTTCTTCCGGCTGGTCTTCACGCGGATGGACCCCGAGCGGGCCCACTACGCCGCCTTCCGGTGGATCCGCCTCGCCGCCCGGATCCCCGTCCTGCGCACCTTCGCCGCCGCCGCCCTCGCCCCCCGCTACAAGGAGCTGCGCACCGAGGCGCTCGGCCTGCGGATGCACGGCCCCTTCGGCCTCGCCGCGGGATTCGACAAGAACGCCGTCGCGATCGACGGCATGGCGATGCTCGGCTTCGACCACATCGAGATCGGCACCGTCACCGGCGAACCGCAGCCCGGCAACCCCAAGAAGCGCCTTTTCCGGCTCGTCGCCGACCGCGCGCTGATCAACCGCATGGGCTTCAACAACGAGGGCTCCGCCGCCGTCGCCGCCCGTCTCGCCGCCCGCACCCCCGTCTTCCGCACCACGGTCGGCGTCAACATCGGCAAGACCAAGGTCGTCCCCGAGGCCGAGGCCGCCGCCGACTACGTGAAGTCCACCGAGGCCCTCGCCGCCCACGCCGACTACCTGGTCGTCAACGTCTCCTCGCCCAACACGCCCGGCCTGCGCAACCTCCAGGCCACCGAGTCGCTGCGCCCGCTGCTCACCGCCGTACGCGAGGCCGCCGACCGCACCGTCACCACCCGGCGCGTCCCGCTGCTCGTCAAGATCGCCCCGGACCTCGCGGACGAGGACGTCGACGCCGTCGCCGACCTCGCCGTGGAGCTGGGCCTGGACGGCATCATCGCCACCAACACCACCATCGCCCGCGAGGGCCTGGGCCTGACGTCGGGACCCGAACTGCTGGGGGAGACCGGCGGACTCTCCGGCGCCCCCCTCAAGGAACGCTCGCTGGAGGTCCTGAGCCGCCTGTACGCGCGGGTGGGGGACCGGATCACCCTGGTGGGCGTCGGAGGCGTCGAGAACGCCGAGGACGCCTGGCAGCGCATCCTCGCCGGGGCCACCCTCGTCCAGGGCTACAGCGCCTTCATCTACGAGGGCCCCTTCTACGCCCGCGCGATCCACCGGGGGCTCGCCGCCCGGCTGGCCGCCTCCCCGTACGCCACCCTCGCCGAGGCCGTCGGCGCCGAGACCCGGAAGAAGGCCGCCCTGTGA
- the pyrF gene encoding orotidine-5'-phosphate decarboxylase — translation MTPLEPFGARLRHAMDTRGPLCVGIDPHASLLTSWGLDDDIAGLERFTRTVVEALADRVAVLKPQSAFFERFGSRGIAVLEKAVEEARAAGALVLMDAKRGDIGSTMGAYAATYLDKDSPLFSDAVTVSPYLGFGSLRPALDAAAVSGAGVFVLALTSNPEGAEVQRATAADGRSLARLMLDHIAAENAGAAPLGSVGAVVGATLGDAGVDLAVNGPLLAPGIGAQGATPADLVTVFGDAVGNVVPSVSRGVLRHGPDASGLREAAERFADEVRRAVSGS, via the coding sequence GTGACCCCCCTCGAACCCTTCGGCGCCCGCCTGCGCCACGCCATGGACACCCGCGGGCCGCTCTGCGTCGGCATCGACCCGCACGCCTCCCTGCTCACCTCCTGGGGCCTGGACGACGACATCGCGGGCCTGGAGCGCTTCACCCGGACCGTCGTGGAGGCGCTGGCCGACCGGGTCGCCGTGCTCAAGCCGCAGTCCGCGTTCTTCGAGCGGTTCGGCTCGCGCGGCATCGCCGTTCTGGAGAAGGCCGTCGAGGAGGCCCGCGCCGCCGGCGCCCTCGTCCTGATGGACGCCAAGCGCGGCGACATCGGGTCCACCATGGGCGCCTACGCGGCGACCTATCTGGACAAGGACTCCCCGCTCTTCTCCGACGCGGTCACGGTCTCCCCGTACCTGGGCTTCGGCTCGCTGCGCCCGGCGCTGGACGCCGCCGCCGTCTCGGGCGCGGGCGTCTTCGTCCTCGCCCTCACCTCCAACCCGGAGGGCGCCGAGGTCCAGCGGGCCACGGCCGCCGACGGCCGCTCGCTCGCCCGGCTGATGCTCGACCACATCGCCGCCGAGAACGCGGGGGCGGCCCCGCTCGGCTCGGTCGGCGCGGTGGTCGGCGCGACGCTCGGCGACGCGGGGGTGGACCTGGCGGTCAACGGGCCGCTGCTGGCGCCGGGCATCGGCGCCCAGGGGGCGACCCCGGCGGATCTCGTGACGGTCTTCGGGGACGCGGTGGGCAACGTGGTGCCCAGCGTCAGCCGGGGCGTGCTGCGCCACGGCCCGGACGCGTCCGGGCTGCGCGAAGCGGCCGAACGGTTCGCGGACGAGGTCCGCCGCGCGGTCTCCGGCAGTTGA
- a CDS encoding integration host factor — MALPPLTPEQRAAALEKAAAARRERAEVKNRLKHSGASLHEVIKQGQENDVIGKMKVSALLESLPGVGKVRAKQIMERLGISESRRVRGLGSNQIASLEREFGGSAA, encoded by the coding sequence GTGGCTCTTCCGCCCCTTACCCCTGAACAGCGCGCAGCCGCGCTCGAAAAGGCCGCCGCGGCTCGCCGGGAGCGGGCCGAGGTCAAGAATCGACTGAAGCACTCCGGCGCCTCCCTCCACGAGGTCATCAAGCAGGGCCAGGAGAACGACGTCATCGGGAAGATGAAGGTCTCCGCCCTGCTGGAATCCCTGCCGGGCGTCGGCAAGGTCCGCGCCAAGCAGATCATGGAGCGTCTCGGCATCTCCGAGAGCCGCCGGGTCAGGGGTCTTGGCTCCAACCAGATCGCATCCCTGGAGCGTGAGTTCGGCGGCAGCGCCGCCTGA